One segment of Pandoraea pnomenusa DNA contains the following:
- a CDS encoding ABC transporter ATP-binding protein, with translation MNAPLLSIENLSVRFGDTEAVKDVSLAIARGERVALVGESGSGKSVTALAILRLLQDAQVQGRILLDGVDLASVSERAMRGMRGNDIAMIFQEPMTALNPLYPIGEQIAEALELHEGLSPKDAKARAVDLLRRTGIPEPERRVSHFPHELSGGQRQRAMIAMALACRPKLLLADEPTTALDVTIRAQIIELLLELQRDAAEKRGMAVLLITHDLNLVRRFAQRVAVMEKGVLVECADTETLFTNPQHPYTRKLIDSRPQREIHPVLPIAPVLLEAKGVAVDYATSQPGLRGWFRRGRFRAVHPVDLALRQGETLGVVGESGSGKSTLAMALLGLQRASEGQIVFHGEPLSSYRGAAQRKLRSQMQIVFQDPFGSLSPRMTIEEIVGEGLALHRPHLTEDERRARVADVLREVGIDARAMSRYPHEFSGGQRQRIAIARALVVDPQILVLDEPTSALDVSIQQQVLHLLAQLQIKYNLSYLFISHDLAVMRAMAHRVLVFRDGRLVEQGDTESVFFDPRHDYTRELVAAAML, from the coding sequence GTGAACGCACCGCTGCTCAGTATCGAGAATCTGTCGGTGCGCTTTGGCGACACCGAGGCGGTAAAGGACGTGAGCCTGGCGATCGCGCGCGGAGAGCGCGTGGCATTGGTCGGCGAGTCGGGGTCGGGCAAGAGCGTGACCGCGCTGGCGATCCTGCGGCTGCTCCAGGACGCGCAGGTTCAGGGACGCATACTGCTCGACGGCGTGGACCTCGCGTCGGTGAGCGAGCGCGCGATGCGCGGCATGCGTGGCAATGACATCGCCATGATCTTCCAGGAGCCGATGACCGCCCTCAATCCGCTCTATCCGATCGGGGAACAGATCGCGGAAGCGCTCGAATTGCACGAAGGGCTCTCGCCGAAGGACGCGAAAGCACGTGCCGTCGACCTGCTGCGTCGCACGGGCATTCCTGAGCCGGAGCGTCGCGTGTCGCATTTCCCGCACGAACTCTCGGGCGGGCAGCGCCAGCGCGCCATGATTGCCATGGCGCTCGCCTGCCGTCCGAAGCTCCTGCTGGCCGACGAGCCGACGACCGCGCTCGACGTGACCATTCGCGCACAGATCATCGAATTGTTGCTGGAGCTACAGCGCGACGCGGCCGAAAAGCGCGGCATGGCCGTGCTGCTGATCACGCACGACCTCAATCTCGTGCGGCGCTTCGCCCAGCGCGTGGCCGTGATGGAGAAGGGCGTGCTTGTGGAGTGTGCCGACACCGAGACGCTTTTCACCAATCCGCAGCATCCATACACGCGCAAGCTGATCGACAGCCGTCCGCAGCGGGAGATTCATCCAGTGCTGCCGATTGCGCCCGTATTGCTCGAGGCGAAGGGGGTCGCGGTGGATTACGCCACGTCGCAGCCCGGCTTGCGCGGCTGGTTCCGGCGCGGACGCTTTCGCGCGGTGCACCCGGTCGATCTCGCGCTGCGCCAGGGCGAGACGCTGGGCGTGGTTGGCGAGTCCGGCTCCGGCAAGTCGACGCTTGCCATGGCGCTGCTCGGCCTGCAGCGCGCGAGCGAAGGGCAGATCGTGTTTCACGGCGAACCGTTGTCGTCGTATCGCGGGGCCGCACAGCGCAAGTTGCGCTCCCAGATGCAGATCGTGTTTCAGGACCCGTTCGGCTCGCTCTCGCCGCGCATGACGATCGAGGAAATCGTCGGCGAAGGGCTGGCGCTGCATCGTCCGCATTTGACGGAAGACGAGCGGCGCGCGCGCGTCGCCGACGTGCTGCGCGAGGTGGGCATCGATGCACGGGCGATGTCACGCTATCCGCACGAGTTTTCCGGCGGCCAGCGACAACGGATCGCGATTGCCCGGGCGCTCGTGGTCGATCCGCAGATTCTTGTGCTCGACGAGCCGACCAGCGCGCTTGACGTGTCGATTCAGCAGCAGGTGCTTCATTTGCTCGCGCAATTGCAGATCAAGTACAACCTGAGCTACCTCTTCATCAGTCACGATCTGGCGGTCATGCGCGCGATGGCGCATCGCGTTCTGGTGTTCCGCGACGGCCGTCTGGTGGAGCAGGGCGATACGGAATCGGTATTTTTCGATCCGCGTCACGACTACACGCGGGAACTGGTGGCGGCAGCCATGCTGTAG